Sequence from the Populus nigra chromosome 17, ddPopNigr1.1, whole genome shotgun sequence genome:
CAAGTTGGCATTGGTTGGTGGTGTGATAGATTTTAATGCTAGTGTTGGGTCCCTTGATTGTTCCAGCACTTTTTGATTGTCCATCAAGAACTATTTCTTGATTTGAATTCAACTCTTAATGTTTTGTTGTGCAGTagtaaatgatttttaaaatatttttaaaaaaatatatttttttaaaatatttttctatttttattttttatattaactcattaaaataattaaaaaatataataataattttgactaATCTATATTTAGATGGCTATCCCAAATCCCATATgggtaaatttaaaagtttccTTTCATGCTTCCaaggacatatatatatatataaaagaaaagaaaaagaagaacaagaaaaaggtACGGTCATTCCATAAGGCCTCAACTTTAACAGTTTAACCAAGTTCATCAGAACTAATGTTGGATAGGAAATACATCACTACAACATGACcaaatcaaacaaactatatatatatgacaaagactttaacttaatttaatttgaggAATGAAATTAAACCACAGTAGGAATTGATGATCATTGATGGAATCAACATGGTAGATAAGGCTTAAGCTCTTCAAGGTTTGCTTCCTAACCACTGATCAATCAAGTTTCCAAAAGCAACATACGAAGATCCACCCTCCATCACAGCTTTCTTCGCCATTTCACTGGTTTCTTTGGCCTTATTCCTAAGTTCACCACCTTGTTCCATCATGGTTTTCACAGCTTTTGTTATCACCTCCGCCTTCACAAAATCTGTAGGACAATCTCTCCTAAAATCCAACGTCAATTCCACTGCTAATCCCAAGTCTTTCACCAGCTGAAATGCATTCATGTGTTGCTCAGCATATAATGGCCAAGTTATAATAGGCACAGCATACCACAAGGCCTCCAAAGTTGAGTTCCATCCACAGTGTGATACGAAAGCGCCTACTGCTTTATGTGCCAAGATTTCTACTTGTGGTGCCCATCCACATAGCATCCCAATGTTTTTAGTTCTTTCCAAGAATCCCTGTGGCAAGATCTCTCCATAGTTGTCAAAAAAACTAGCTTGCAGCTTCCCCTTGGAGGGTTTCAACCGAATGGACCATAAGAACCTATGTCCACTCCTCTCGAGCCCGATTGCAATTTCTTTCAACTGAGCTTCATCAAAGCCTCCTCCACTTCCGAAGCACAAGAATACCACTGATTTTTCAGGTTGATCATCAAGCCATTTCAAGATCTCGTCACGCTTGACGGCATCCGATCTTGACAGACTCTTTCCCTTGTGATCAATCAATGGCCCAACATTGAAAATTGGTGGTATATCATCTCTGGCCAAAAGAGCACTAACTGCATGAGACTCAGCTTCTGAAAATGTGTTAACAATGATACCGTTTGAGTCCTTAAACTGTCTTCCATGGTTTGCAAAAGCCTTATAATCCACATCGGTGTGCAATAACGGCATAACACGGTAAGGCACTGGATTTGAATAACAGGGGATGATATAGTCAGGGTCAGTAGGGCTAAACTTAGGCTCACCCTTGTCCTCTCTATCTGAAAGGTAAAACATCGTGGCAAGAAAGGCAGCATCAGAAGTGTAAAAAACATGAGAAGGGACCCCAAGTTCTTTGGCAACATCAATAAAGGCAGTGCAAAACATATCAACAACAACACTAGCAATTGGTGTAGGGTTTTGGGCCATGACTAGGTTAACAATAGTATCTTTTACAAGGgttttgtgatcattgatgTAAGAAGTATAAGCACTTGCAGGGCCTACAGCTAAAGCTTCTGGAGGAGGTGCAGGTATGGTCTCAGGAATTTCAATGAACCTGATTTCTGTATGAATTGAAGCAAGCGATTCGGTGTTCTTGCTTATGCTACCGGAAAATGGATTGTGGATGGCAAGCATGGTTATCAAGAAACTGTCATTTCTCTCAAGAACCATCTTTGCTAACTGAACAGCTGATACAAGGTGGCCAAATCCAAGTCCAGGGACAAAGACTAGCtgtgttttcttcattttggaGGTTTTGAATGTTCAATATGGTGATCCTTGTTTGCCTTATAATG
This genomic interval carries:
- the LOC133676819 gene encoding UDP-glycosyltransferase 71K1-like, which codes for MKKTQLVFVPGLGFGHLVSAVQLAKMVLERNDSFLITMLAIHNPFSGSISKNTESLASIHTEIRFIEIPETIPAPPPEALAVGPASAYTSYINDHKTLVKDTIVNLVMAQNPTPIASVVVDMFCTAFIDVAKELGVPSHVFYTSDAAFLATMFYLSDREDKGEPKFSPTDPDYIIPCYSNPVPYRVMPLLHTDVDYKAFANHGRQFKDSNGIIVNTFSEAESHAVSALLARDDIPPIFNVGPLIDHKGKSLSRSDAVKRDEILKWLDDQPEKSVVFLCFGSGGGFDEAQLKEIAIGLERSGHRFLWSIRLKPSKGKLQASFFDNYGEILPQGFLERTKNIGMLCGWAPQVEILAHKAVGAFVSHCGWNSTLEALWYAVPIITWPLYAEQHMNAFQLVKDLGLAVELTLDFRRDCPTDFVKAEVITKAVKTMMEQGGELRNKAKETSEMAKKAVMEGGSSYVAFGNLIDQWLGSKP